From the genome of Pseudomonadota bacterium:
GCTTAAATTGATAGAGTGGATCCAAATTCGTAACCATCGTTCCTATCTGTCTCACAGAAAACGAAAGGTACTCCAATTGATATCTGTGAAGCAAGTGTCGTTGTAAGGTTAATCTGGTTGAGACATTAACCAGAATCATCTCTCCCCCAGCTCATCGATTTTTCGCTGAGTACTGACCAATGCGTCCAGCGCGCCGGCATTAAGATAGCTGACCTTATCGAGATCAAGAGCCAGTTTTTTCGACCCCGGCGTCAATCACAGCCGATAAATCCCGTAAAATATCATCGCAGATCTCAATATTCGCAATATCGCCCTGCAAAACCAATCTGGTTTCCATCAATTCTCCTCCGCAGCAAATCCTCTGGTCTGATGCCATAAAAATTCAGCCCTGACGAATCATGTTGCCGGCTCCGGCCATCACCTCTGAATCATTCGTTGATCGGCTGAATAAACCACCCCTTGATCGTTTTGAAATAGCGGAAAAAAAACACGATCAATACGGCCAGCATTGCGTATTTGAAAACTGCGATATGGCGGTCAAGATAGTCAAAAAAACAGGTCCAGACAATAATCGACACCAGGGTCCCGGAAAAAACCGCAGAAAAGTTGCGCAAGACACTGAATTTCAGGAAATAAGCGATAATTGAACCGGCGGCCGGGCCGGTAATCGGCAAGGGAACCATGACGAAAGTAAAAAGCCCCAGCCAACCGTAACGGGAAACGGTTTTTTTATGCTTCAAGGCCTGTTTTTCGGCATTGATGATAGCGACCGTCAGCCATTTGCATTTCAGATAATTATTGAAGGAAAAAACAAACAGTGAATAGCAGTAACAGACGATCAGAACCTCAAGAAACATATTGTAGAGAATCGTAATCTGAGCGGAAAAACCAAAGGCTATACAAAGCCCGATACCTGCAGCCCGGCCGCCCAGGGTATGGGCCACGAAAGCCAGCAACAAGGTCTGACCGACCCTGATATCAAGCATGAGAGAATAGATGACCAAGGCTATAAATATTACCGTCAAGAGCAGCCCCACCAGGAAAACCAGCCCTTCACCACTCCGATATAAGGTTCCGGCGGATTTTTCGGGCGCTTTCCCTTGATGAAGCTCGGGCGCGAAAGTTTTACCGATGTCCTGGCTTGTTTGTTTTTTATCCTCGGCCATGGCTTTCGCCTCGGGTTCGCCTCGACGATATAAGCCACCTATTTTCTTCCACAAATCCATCATTCGACAACTGCTCTCAAGACCAGATTCCGGGCCGGGAAGACCGGCCCGGAGCAATTCAACGATCTGACCAAAACCACCAACTGCCTCCAGAAGCCAGAAGACCCGGAGCCACTGAAATTCAGAGCCCCGGCAACCGCTACCGGGACCAACAACCAGCCAGATCAACTATTCAGCCCAACCCGGAAAACCAGATGACACGCGCCCGATTTCCAGCAGAAATCAGGTCATGTCCTTTGTTTTTCCTGATTTCAAGGTCTCGATACAAACTGAAATCAACGACGCTGAATAGTTACCATTCAGAAAACAAAAGAGAGCCGCCGGCAGCCGACAAGGCGTCAAGTCCGGGAAAGTCCGACCAATGGCACCTTGTCCATCTCCTGCATGATTCTCGCAGCCCGCCTCAGCACCGCCGCGGTCGGCCGATGCGGTCGCCACAGATGGGGGCCGGGCAAAACCGCGGCCAGTAAGGCCGCCTGCTCGGAATTAAGCTCCCGGGCATGGCAATTGAAATATTTCAGGGCCGCGGCTTCAGCCCCCCGGACCGCCGGCCCCCAATCCACGCTGTTGAGATAAAACTCAAAGATCTTTTCCTTACTCCACAACAGTTCCAGCCACAACGTATAATAAGCCTCGACCAGCTTGCGTAACCAACTCCGCGCCGGCCAGAGGAACATGGTTCTCGCAGTCTGCATGGAGATGGTGCTCGCCCCCCGCAGATAGCCGCCCTCCTGCAAAGATCTCAAGGCGACCCCCAATTCAATGAAATCAAAACCATAATGTTTCAGAAAGCGCTGATCCTCGGAGGCTAATACGGCCCGGCGCAGATACGGGGACAGCTCGTCCAGGGCCACCCAGGATCCGGTTTGGGGACAGTCTCCGCGGCTGAAAGCATAAGCAACCCATTGGCTCGCCGCCGCCAGAGTCAATGGCGGCCGGAATAAGCCGAAGGAAAAAACCTGAACCGCCGTCAACCCCAGGAAAAACAGAGAAAGCCCCCCCAGACGTCCGGGCCAAGGATTGATCTTCTTTTTTTTTCTTCGTGGATTAAACATCACTCCAAAACGCATGCGGGGACCTTCAGCAACCCACAGCGATCTCTGCGGGCCGTATCTAAGCCAACTCACCGGCGCGCCATCCCAACCCATTAACAAAGACGGCAAACCGCTCTTCTTACCGCAAAAAACCGGGCAAAATCAACGACATTCTCAGGCAGTTTAAAAATATTTGCAAAGCCTTTTCGCAGTGCTCTCAGAATTTACCCATCTCCGCCAGATCAGTCAGCCCCCGACGATTTGTAATCACCACCTGTGAACCTTCAATCCGGATCAGCTTCTCTTTCTGCAGTTTGGCCAGCATGCGCGAGAGGGTTTCCGGAATCGTCCCCAACAGACCGGCGAGCTGGGTTTTGGAAAGTTCCAGCTGCAGCCGGTCTTGGCCCGCTTGTTTGGCGCTGAGATAGAGCAGATGAGCCGCCAGACGTCCGGGAACTTCCTTCAAGGAAAGATCGTCGATCATTTTCGTAAATTGCCGCAGACGCTGAGAAAGGGCAGCCAGCAAGTTGAGGGACAGGGCCGGATTGCGGGCGACCAGGTCAATAAAATCCGGTCGCGGCAAAAACACCAGCACGCTGTCTTCCAGGGTGACGGCATGCGCAGGAAAACTTTTTCCGGCAAATACCGGAACCTCGCCAAAGGGTTCTCCAGACCCAAACACGTGAAGAATCTGCT
Proteins encoded in this window:
- a CDS encoding monofunctional biosynthetic peptidoglycan transglycosylase: MPSLLMGWDGAPVSWLRYGPQRSLWVAEGPRMRFGVMFNPRRKKKKINPWPGRLGGLSLFFLGLTAVQVFSFGLFRPPLTLAAASQWVAYAFSRGDCPQTGSWVALDELSPYLRRAVLASEDQRFLKHYGFDFIELGVALRSLQEGGYLRGASTISMQTARTMFLWPARSWLRKLVEAYYTLWLELLWSKEKIFEFYLNSVDWGPAVRGAEAAALKYFNCHARELNSEQAALLAAVLPGPHLWRPHRPTAAVLRRAARIMQEMDKVPLVGLSRT
- a CDS encoding Crp/Fnr family transcriptional regulator encodes the protein MTENLNVDLVAWFGRTSLFAGMEEAYLIELSRIAEVSPYKRKSLIFSEGDAGNGFYLVKQGKVKIFKLSPDGKEQILHVFGSGEPFGEVPVFAGKSFPAHAVTLEDSVLVFLPRPDFIDLVARNPALSLNLLAALSQRLRQFTKMIDDLSLKEVPGRLAAHLLYLSAKQAGQDRLQLELSKTQLAGLLGTIPETLSRMLAKLQKEKLIRIEGSQVVITNRRGLTDLAEMGKF